A stretch of Deinococcus aquiradiocola DNA encodes these proteins:
- a CDS encoding ATP-grasp domain-containing protein produces MDTVYFNKNFSVTSAQIEAVRQEGRLRTLASHSDPQNPMLHVADRGVQEPRGLLGAAYVDWLLETVWRERPQVFIVGKEAAAVADRAAEFLAAGVQVLTVADAATLRLLDRKDEFLSGWDADLLPIPAWTTFRDVAGFEAGVAALRAHPAFVPGVTRLCVKPARGIYAAGFRVLTEGRDLGSFLKGELYQMSYDEARRLFAQGEEDGSALPTMLLMHTLEGAERSVDCVAWQGELAAAVVRRKLPDGGPQLIEDRPDLLEAARGVARRYGLSGIFNFQTKDAVLPDGSRVANMLEINARASGGLRYSMAAGVNFASLAARLALGEVRAQDVPAGRTGLRVAEMKTAVVLEGGMPGPDGAAAVRS; encoded by the coding sequence ATGGACACCGTGTACTTCAACAAGAATTTCTCCGTCACCAGCGCGCAGATCGAGGCCGTCCGGCAGGAGGGGCGGCTGCGGACGCTCGCGAGTCACAGCGACCCGCAGAACCCGATGCTGCACGTGGCGGACCGGGGCGTGCAGGAGCCGCGCGGCCTGCTCGGCGCGGCGTACGTGGACTGGCTGCTGGAGACCGTGTGGCGCGAGCGGCCGCAGGTGTTCATCGTGGGCAAGGAGGCGGCGGCCGTCGCGGACCGGGCGGCGGAATTCCTGGCGGCCGGGGTGCAGGTGCTGACGGTGGCGGACGCGGCCACGCTGCGCCTGCTGGACCGCAAGGACGAATTCCTGAGCGGCTGGGACGCGGACCTGCTGCCGATTCCGGCCTGGACGACCTTCCGGGACGTGGCGGGCTTCGAGGCGGGCGTGGCGGCGCTGCGGGCTCATCCGGCGTTCGTGCCGGGCGTGACGCGGCTGTGCGTGAAGCCCGCGCGCGGCATCTACGCGGCCGGGTTCCGGGTGCTGACCGAGGGCCGTGACCTGGGCAGCTTCCTGAAGGGCGAACTGTACCAGATGAGTTACGACGAGGCGCGGCGCCTGTTCGCGCAGGGCGAGGAGGACGGCTCCGCGCTGCCGACCATGCTGCTGATGCACACGCTGGAGGGCGCGGAACGGTCCGTCGACTGCGTGGCGTGGCAGGGCGAGCTGGCGGCGGCGGTCGTGCGGCGCAAGCTGCCGGACGGCGGTCCGCAGCTGATCGAGGACCGGCCGGACCTGCTGGAGGCGGCGCGGGGCGTGGCGCGGCGGTACGGGCTGAGCGGCATCTTCAACTTTCAGACGAAGGACGCGGTCCTGCCAGACGGGTCGCGCGTGGCGAACATGCTGGAGATCAACGCGCGCGCGTCGGGCGGGCTGCGGTACAGCATGGCGGCGGGCGTGAATTTCGCGTCGCTGGCCGCTCGGCTGGCGCTGGGCGAGGTGCGGGCGCAGGACGTGCCTGCGGGGCGCACGGGGCTGCGGGTGGCGGAAATGAAGACCGCGGTGGTGCTGGAGGGCGGGATGCCGGGACCGGACGGCGCGGCGGCGGTGCGGTCGTGA
- a CDS encoding HpcH/HpaI aldolase/citrate lyase family protein produces the protein MTLRRPATPTTVTPAIDPLQLGASLYTPATRHDLADLGNGDRRPGGLPLPHSLIYCLEDAVRTQDVPLALARLTDALPQLRPGSGPLRFVRVRDLRTLEAVLGMDGWRNLHGFVLPKATRRTLRDTLGLLPPGVPVMPTLETREVFSARQMESLRDFLTDSGMSRRILTLRLGGNDLMQLLGLRRVPGQTLHEGPLAQTIQMLVGTFVPWGFSLSSPVYEVFSDPVTLRRELRQDLERGLTGKTVIHPSQVSVVTEAYRVDARHLAQARAILEPDADAVFALDGAMCEPTTHRGWAERILRRAQLYGVQDDPEVPNPES, from the coding sequence GTGACCCTCAGAAGGCCTGCCACGCCCACCACCGTCACGCCCGCCATCGACCCGCTGCAGCTCGGCGCGAGCCTGTACACGCCCGCCACCCGCCACGACCTCGCCGACCTCGGCAACGGCGACAGACGCCCCGGCGGCCTGCCGCTCCCGCACTCCCTGATCTACTGCCTGGAGGACGCCGTGCGGACGCAGGACGTGCCGCTCGCCCTCGCGCGCCTCACGGACGCCCTCCCGCAGCTGCGTCCCGGCAGCGGACCGCTGCGCTTCGTGCGCGTCCGTGACCTGCGGACCCTGGAGGCGGTGCTCGGCATGGACGGCTGGCGCAACCTGCACGGCTTCGTGCTGCCCAAGGCGACGCGCCGCACCCTGCGCGACACCCTGGGCCTCCTGCCGCCCGGCGTGCCCGTCATGCCCACCCTGGAGACGCGCGAGGTGTTCAGCGCCCGCCAGATGGAGTCCCTGCGCGACTTCCTGACGGACAGCGGCATGAGCCGCCGCATCCTGACGCTCAGGCTCGGCGGCAACGACCTGATGCAGCTGCTCGGCCTGCGCCGCGTGCCGGGACAGACGCTGCACGAGGGACCGCTCGCGCAGACGATCCAGATGCTGGTGGGCACCTTCGTGCCGTGGGGCTTCTCGCTGTCCAGCCCGGTGTACGAGGTGTTCAGCGATCCCGTCACGCTGCGCCGCGAACTGCGTCAGGACCTGGAGCGCGGCCTGACCGGCAAGACCGTCATTCACCCCTCGCAGGTGAGCGTGGTGACGGAAGCGTACCGGGTGGACGCCCGGCACCTCGCGCAGGCCCGCGCGATCCTGGAACCGGACGCGGACGCCGTGTTCGCCCTGGACGGCGCGATGTGCGAACCCACCACGCACCGCGGCTGGGCGGAACGCATCCTGCGGCGCGCGCAGCTGTACGGCGTGCAGGACGACCCCGAAGTTCCGAATCCGGAGTCCTGA
- a CDS encoding TerD family protein: protein MALSLSKNQTISLEKTAGSGLQRVTMGLGWDVAKPKGFLGKLMGGDGGSIDLDASALFFDAGGTLLDSVWFRQLKSRDGSVTHTGDNRTGAGDGDDEQIKVDLGRVPQDVQTIVFTVNSFLGQTFGKVENAYCRLVNDAGGAEIARFNLSAGGDHTGQVMARLYREGRDWNMQALGTPSRGRTFQDMLPDIRRHL from the coding sequence ATGGCACTCAGCCTCAGCAAGAACCAGACCATCAGCCTCGAAAAGACCGCCGGGAGCGGCCTGCAGCGCGTCACCATGGGCCTCGGCTGGGACGTCGCCAAACCCAAGGGCTTCCTCGGGAAGCTGATGGGCGGCGACGGCGGCAGCATCGACCTGGACGCCAGCGCGCTGTTCTTCGACGCGGGCGGCACCCTGCTCGACAGCGTGTGGTTCCGGCAGCTCAAGAGCCGCGACGGCAGCGTCACGCACACCGGCGACAACCGCACCGGCGCCGGGGACGGCGACGACGAGCAGATCAAGGTGGACCTGGGGCGCGTTCCGCAGGACGTGCAGACCATCGTGTTCACCGTGAACAGCTTTCTCGGGCAGACGTTCGGGAAGGTCGAGAACGCGTACTGCCGCCTCGTGAACGACGCGGGCGGCGCGGAGATCGCGCGCTTCAACCTCTCGGCGGGCGGCGACCACACCGGGCAGGTCATGGCGCGCCTGTACCGCGAGGGCCGCGACTGGAACATGCAGGCGCTCGGCACGCCCAGCCGCGGGCGGACCTTTCAGGACATGCTGCCGGACATCCGCCGTCACCTGTAA
- a CDS encoding RIO1 family regulatory kinase/ATPase domain-containing protein, with protein sequence MKGRNDLLLDDVTGDPRQRMEQKKHKVQGRRRRKDMVLPADGSDAEAGDPTLLNLRKLGYLTEILGELKSGKEATVYLARGPRGLIALKLYRDLEARSFKNDTLYRAGRAVGDERIARAIRNRTAAGVKAQQALWTGAEYAMLWKLWSAGLNVPEPLVGPGVKACAATSPAVLMRFIGDEDDAAPRLSEAVLTPEHALIAWNGALDGMAALLRLGLVHGDYSTYNLLWWEETVMIIDFPQVSDRENPNFQHLLERDADSLSRSFLRHGIRETGESTLREVQKRAAQPGPPPRIQLP encoded by the coding sequence ATGAAGGGCCGCAACGACCTGCTCCTCGACGACGTGACCGGCGACCCCCGGCAGCGCATGGAGCAGAAGAAGCACAAGGTCCAGGGCAGACGCCGCCGCAAGGACATGGTCCTGCCTGCCGACGGCAGCGACGCCGAGGCAGGCGACCCCACCCTCCTGAACCTCCGGAAGCTCGGGTACCTCACCGAGATCCTCGGAGAACTCAAGAGCGGCAAGGAAGCCACCGTGTACCTCGCGCGCGGCCCGCGCGGCCTGATCGCCCTCAAGCTCTACCGTGACCTCGAAGCGCGCAGCTTCAAGAACGACACCCTGTACCGCGCCGGGCGCGCCGTCGGCGACGAACGCATCGCCCGCGCCATCCGCAACCGCACCGCGGCCGGCGTCAAGGCGCAGCAGGCCCTCTGGACCGGCGCGGAGTACGCCATGCTCTGGAAACTCTGGAGTGCCGGGCTGAACGTCCCCGAGCCGCTCGTGGGTCCCGGCGTGAAGGCCTGCGCCGCCACCTCGCCCGCCGTGCTGATGCGCTTCATCGGGGACGAGGACGACGCCGCCCCGCGACTCAGCGAGGCCGTCCTGACGCCCGAACACGCCCTGATCGCCTGGAACGGCGCGCTGGACGGCATGGCCGCCCTGCTGCGGCTGGGCCTCGTGCACGGCGACTACAGCACCTACAACCTGCTCTGGTGGGAGGAGACTGTCATGATCATCGATTTTCCGCAGGTCTCGGACCGCGAAAACCCCAACTTCCAGCACCTGCTCGAACGCGACGCGGACAGCCTCAGCCGCAGCTTCCTGCGGCACGGCATCCGCGAGACCGGCGAGAGCACCCTGCGCGAGGTGCAGAAACGCGCCGCGCAGCCCGGCCCGCCGCCCCGCATCCAACTGCCCTGA
- a CDS encoding DUF475 domain-containing protein, which yields MQNFVKNFGFAIGVSVVALIVAVVDGYLRNGNSISAAGSALIIAMLLGILELSLSFDNAVVNAGVLRNMDPKWQRRFLTWGILIAVFGMRFIFPIVIVSITAGLGFFEVIQQAFGNPEEYSRHLEEARVPINAFGSSFLMLVFLKYLIDPDKDEHWFAWLERKLARVGRLDTIQVVITGAVLLLGVHYLVAPDMQYTALIAGVVGILVFLVVDALGNLFDVDDMAARAGAAGLASFLYLEVLDASFSLDGVIGAFALTKDIVIIAAGLTIGAIFVRSLTVSLVRSGTLDTYRFLEHGAHYGIGALAVIMLLSMSDSVHIPEVVTGLIGAGFIALAIWTSLRANRREALEQTSSRS from the coding sequence ATGCAGAATTTCGTCAAGAACTTTGGCTTCGCCATCGGCGTCAGCGTCGTGGCCCTCATCGTGGCGGTGGTGGACGGGTACCTGCGCAACGGCAACTCCATCTCGGCCGCCGGGTCCGCCCTCATCATCGCCATGCTGCTCGGCATTCTGGAGCTGTCGCTGTCCTTCGACAACGCCGTCGTGAACGCGGGCGTGCTGCGCAACATGGACCCCAAGTGGCAGCGGCGCTTCCTGACGTGGGGCATCCTGATCGCCGTGTTCGGCATGCGGTTCATCTTCCCCATCGTGATCGTGTCGATCACGGCGGGCCTGGGCTTCTTCGAGGTGATCCAGCAGGCGTTCGGGAACCCGGAGGAGTACAGCCGTCACCTGGAGGAGGCGCGCGTTCCGATCAACGCGTTCGGCAGCAGCTTCCTGATGCTGGTGTTCCTGAAGTACCTGATCGATCCCGACAAGGACGAGCACTGGTTCGCGTGGCTGGAACGCAAGCTGGCGCGCGTCGGTCGCCTGGACACCATTCAGGTCGTGATCACGGGCGCGGTGCTGCTGCTCGGCGTGCATTACCTCGTGGCGCCCGACATGCAGTACACGGCGCTCATCGCGGGCGTGGTCGGCATCCTGGTGTTCCTGGTGGTGGACGCGCTCGGCAACCTGTTCGACGTGGACGACATGGCGGCCCGTGCGGGCGCGGCGGGCCTGGCGAGCTTCCTGTACCTGGAGGTGCTGGACGCGAGCTTCTCGCTGGACGGCGTGATCGGTGCGTTCGCGCTCACGAAGGACATCGTGATCATCGCGGCGGGCCTGACGATCGGCGCGATCTTCGTGCGGTCCCTGACGGTGTCGCTCGTCCGCAGCGGCACGCTGGACACGTACCGGTTCCTGGAGCACGGCGCGCACTACGGCATCGGGGCGCTCGCGGTGATCATGCTGCTCAGCATGAGTGACAGCGTGCACATCCCGGAGGTCGTGACGGGTCTGATCGGGGCGGGCTTCATCGCGCTCGCCATCTGGACGAGCCTGCGCGCCAACCGCCGCGAGGCGCTGGAGCAGACGAGTTCGCGCAGCTGA
- a CDS encoding TerD family protein, with the protein MALSLQKGGNLSLSKQDPNLRRLVVGLGWDARSTDGQDFDLDASAFLLNSGGRVRSDADFIFYNQLRSVDGSVEHTGDNRTGAGDGDDEQIKVDLGLVPQDVDKVAITVTIHDADARRQNFGQVRNAFIRVVNEDTGAEVVRFDLGEDFSTETAVIFAEVYRNGAEWKFRAVGQGYAGGLKALCGSYGVVI; encoded by the coding sequence ATGGCGCTCTCCCTTCAGAAAGGCGGCAATCTCTCCCTCAGCAAGCAGGACCCGAACCTCCGCCGACTGGTGGTCGGCCTGGGCTGGGACGCGCGCTCCACCGACGGTCAGGACTTCGACCTGGATGCCAGCGCCTTCCTGCTGAACAGCGGCGGCCGGGTCCGCAGCGACGCGGACTTCATCTTCTACAACCAGCTGCGCAGCGTGGACGGCAGCGTGGAGCACACGGGCGACAACCGCACCGGGGCGGGCGACGGTGACGACGAGCAGATCAAGGTGGACCTGGGTCTCGTGCCGCAGGACGTGGACAAGGTCGCCATCACGGTCACCATCCACGACGCGGACGCCCGCCGTCAGAACTTCGGGCAGGTCCGCAACGCCTTCATCCGCGTGGTGAACGAGGACACGGGCGCCGAGGTGGTGCGCTTCGATCTGGGTGAGGACTTCTCGACCGAGACGGCCGTGATCTTCGCGGAGGTGTACCGCAACGGCGCGGAGTGGAAGTTCCGTGCGGTCGGTCAGGGGTACGCGGGCGGCCTGAAGGCCCTGTGCGGCAGTTACGGCGTCGTGATCTGA
- a CDS encoding phosphoribosyltransferase domain-containing protein, with product MTRADGGTVTEAEGTVTETGGSGGTVTRVRLPSGELRLALHGGPPSVAGRDGAVPDGTAGSAWPLERLLGFGVRRNPKRGYLLVSRVLGKHVPVSPLTVREAHRALAAQLPQGLPGPVLVVGLAETATALGEGVAREWARLSCRDDVTYLHTTRYHLRSPLALEFQEPHSHASGHLLYRPVRERDARHFGQAGTLVLVDDELSTGTTLENLACAYRALNPALREVVLVSLTDLCPRHAQVQAAVGVPVRSVSLLSGALEFEADAAYRPPVLPPVVGDGGDRTDLLAPRGARTGEDVSDSPLLSEALAGLLGLPVGARVLVLGTGEFQYLPYLLALRVQEARPDLVVRHSATTRSPVTVWGEIGSALEFTDNYRDGIPNFVYNVTAGAFDHILVGYEGHAHPDPALLDALNATAVRLA from the coding sequence GTGACGCGGGCCGACGGGGGAACGGTGACGGAGGCGGAAGGGACGGTGACGGAGACCGGCGGTTCCGGCGGGACGGTGACGCGCGTGCGGCTGCCGAGCGGCGAGCTGCGGCTCGCCCTGCACGGCGGGCCACCCTCTGTGGCCGGGCGGGACGGCGCGGTGCCGGACGGGACGGCGGGCAGTGCGTGGCCGCTGGAGCGGCTGCTGGGCTTCGGAGTGCGCCGTAACCCGAAGCGCGGTTACCTGCTCGTGAGCCGCGTGCTGGGCAAGCACGTGCCGGTGTCGCCGCTCACGGTGCGTGAGGCGCACCGTGCGCTGGCGGCGCAGCTGCCGCAGGGGCTGCCGGGGCCGGTGCTGGTGGTGGGGCTGGCCGAGACGGCCACGGCGCTCGGGGAGGGCGTGGCGCGCGAGTGGGCGCGCCTGTCCTGCCGGGACGACGTGACGTACCTGCACACCACCCGGTACCACCTGCGGTCGCCGCTGGCGCTGGAGTTTCAGGAGCCGCACTCGCACGCGAGCGGGCACCTGCTGTACCGCCCGGTGCGGGAGCGGGACGCGCGGCACTTCGGGCAGGCGGGGACGCTGGTGCTGGTGGACGACGAGCTGTCCACCGGGACGACGCTGGAGAACCTGGCGTGCGCGTACCGGGCGCTGAACCCGGCGCTGCGGGAGGTGGTGCTGGTGAGCCTGACGGACCTGTGCCCGAGGCACGCGCAGGTGCAGGCGGCGGTGGGGGTGCCGGTGCGGAGCGTGAGTCTGCTGAGCGGCGCGCTGGAGTTCGAGGCGGACGCCGCGTACCGGCCGCCGGTGCTGCCGCCGGTGGTAGGGGACGGGGGGGACCGCACGGACCTGCTCGCGCCGCGCGGGGCGAGGACCGGGGAGGACGTGAGCGACTCGCCGCTGCTCTCCGAGGCGCTCGCGGGCCTGCTGGGGCTGCCGGTGGGGGCGCGGGTGCTGGTGCTGGGGACGGGGGAGTTCCAGTACCTGCCGTATCTGCTGGCGCTGCGGGTGCAGGAGGCGCGGCCGGATCTGGTGGTGCGGCATTCGGCGACGACGCGCAGTCCGGTGACGGTGTGGGGGGAGATCGGGTCGGCGCTGGAGTTCACGGACAATTACCGAGACGGCATCCCGAACTTCGTGTATAACGTAACCGCTGGGGCCTTCGACCACATCCTCGTCGGCTACGAAGGCCACGCCCACCCCGACCCGGCCCTGCTGGACGCCCTGAACGCCACGGCCGTCCGGCTCGCCTGA
- a CDS encoding VWA domain-containing protein has translation MQDLQAGQKLKLADLTPARQLTVTVDVQHPDADLSVFGLDDDRQLKDDRYFVFFNQPSSPQGEVTVSGDGTSRRFEVNLAALPASVSRLMFVATSDTAPLSAMQGGSVTLAAGGTPLARMPLGAAGLAGEKALMLLELYRHSGDWRVQAVGQGFGGGLKALLEYFGGEASDDASAPPAAPPAPAATPVSLVKERQAVLLRKAESTPGMVNLIKQAAVSLEKRGLSEARYRVKLVLDISASMTQEFRSGAVDDLVRRALALAARLDDDGQVDVYLFGIQAHRIGSVSLETVEGFVPGLRFQFEGGTHYSPILKLVREDSRRESSRDPVLVLFITDGATSNRAAAEREIRDASSEAIFWKFMGIEAGRVDFEFLEKLDDLPGRVVDNADFFKVRSPIRLPDAELFELLVNELDTWDRESRRAGLR, from the coding sequence ATGCAAGACCTCCAGGCAGGCCAGAAACTCAAGCTGGCGGACCTCACGCCCGCACGCCAGCTGACCGTCACGGTGGACGTGCAGCACCCCGACGCCGACCTCAGCGTATTCGGGCTGGACGACGACCGCCAGCTGAAGGACGACCGGTACTTCGTGTTCTTCAACCAGCCGAGCAGCCCGCAGGGCGAAGTCACCGTGAGCGGCGACGGCACCTCGCGGCGCTTCGAGGTGAACCTCGCGGCCCTCCCGGCGAGCGTGTCGCGCCTGATGTTCGTCGCGACGAGCGACACCGCCCCGCTCAGCGCCATGCAGGGCGGCAGCGTGACGCTCGCGGCGGGCGGCACGCCCCTGGCGCGCATGCCGCTCGGCGCGGCGGGCCTGGCGGGCGAGAAGGCGCTGATGCTGCTGGAACTGTACCGGCACAGCGGCGACTGGCGCGTGCAGGCGGTCGGTCAGGGCTTCGGCGGCGGCCTGAAGGCCCTGCTGGAGTACTTCGGCGGCGAAGCCAGCGACGACGCGTCCGCGCCGCCCGCTGCGCCACCCGCGCCCGCCGCCACGCCCGTGTCGCTCGTGAAGGAACGGCAGGCGGTGCTGCTCAGGAAGGCCGAGAGCACGCCCGGCATGGTGAACCTCATCAAGCAGGCGGCCGTCAGCCTCGAAAAGCGCGGCCTGTCGGAGGCACGCTACCGCGTGAAGCTCGTGCTGGACATCAGTGCGTCCATGACGCAGGAGTTCCGCAGCGGCGCCGTCGACGACCTCGTGCGCCGCGCCCTGGCGCTCGCCGCGCGCCTCGACGACGACGGGCAGGTGGACGTGTACCTGTTCGGCATTCAGGCGCACCGCATCGGCAGCGTGTCGCTCGAAACGGTGGAGGGCTTCGTGCCGGGCCTGCGCTTTCAGTTCGAGGGCGGCACGCACTACTCCCCCATCCTGAAACTCGTGCGGGAGGACAGCCGCCGCGAATCCAGCCGCGACCCGGTGCTGGTGCTGTTCATCACGGACGGCGCGACCAGCAACCGCGCGGCCGCCGAACGCGAGATCCGCGACGCGTCCAGCGAGGCGATCTTCTGGAAGTTCATGGGCATCGAGGCGGGCCGCGTGGACTTCGAGTTCCTGGAGAAGCTCGACGACCTGCCGGGCCGCGTGGTGGACAACGCGGACTTCTTCAAGGTCCGCAGCCCCATCCGGCTGCCCGACGCGGAACTGTTCGAACTGCTCGTGAACGAGCTCGACACCTGGGACCGCGAGAGCCGCCGCGCCGGACTGCGCTGA
- a CDS encoding TerD family protein: MAVSLTKGGNVSLSKEAPGLKKITLGLGWDPRKTDGKEFDLDAMVFLVNDAGKVRSDADFVFFNNKQSSDGSVVHAGDNRSGAGDGDDETIMIDLEKLPADVQKVVATVVIYEGKERGQNFGMVDKAYIRVLNGDGGAEIARFDLSEDAGTVTAMIFGEVYRSGADWKFKAIGQGYDAGFQALVQSYGVNA; the protein is encoded by the coding sequence ATGGCCGTATCACTGACCAAGGGCGGGAACGTCTCGCTGAGCAAGGAAGCCCCCGGACTCAAGAAGATCACGCTGGGCCTCGGCTGGGACCCCCGCAAGACGGACGGCAAGGAGTTCGACCTCGACGCGATGGTGTTCCTCGTGAACGACGCGGGCAAGGTCCGCAGCGACGCCGACTTCGTGTTCTTCAACAACAAGCAGTCCTCGGACGGCAGCGTGGTCCACGCGGGCGACAACCGCAGCGGCGCGGGCGACGGTGACGACGAGACCATCATGATCGACCTCGAGAAGCTGCCCGCCGACGTGCAGAAGGTCGTGGCGACCGTCGTGATCTACGAGGGCAAGGAGCGCGGCCAGAACTTCGGCATGGTCGACAAGGCGTACATCCGCGTGCTGAACGGCGACGGCGGCGCGGAAATCGCGCGCTTCGACCTGTCCGAGGACGCCGGGACCGTCACCGCCATGATCTTCGGCGAGGTGTACCGCAGCGGCGCCGACTGGAAGTTCAAGGCGATCGGCCAGGGGTACGACGCGGGCTTCCAGGCGCTCGTGCAGAGCTACGGCGTGAACGCCTGA
- a CDS encoding TerD family protein has product MPELIRGQRLKLSDLTPSLQLELGVRVAGPASEYDVSVFGLDPAGKLSDERYMIFYNQRSSPEGAVTLLGPQAGGETRFALDLSRVPRSVERLMVTASVDAGSFSQISSGHLSVRAGGQERARFPFHGADFGPERAVIVAEVYLKDVWRLSAVGQGFAGGLDALVKAYGGEVAAPAPTPTPPVNAAPPAPAPPRPAPAPAASPAAPIDTRRPAAPVPPTPATPASTPPSTVRLSKVTLEKQGQRASISLRKDAGQQPVHVNLNWDKGGGTRRGIFGLPVAVGDSDLDLGCMYVMKDGDMGVIQALGGRFGSERFSPYIMLDKDDRSGQALDGENLYILRPDLIQQVLVFAFIYQGTSDFTAVNGRLNVKDAGGNEIFIRLNNPDARRTFCAIAMFENVGGRIEVSKEERYFQGHQDCDQHYGFGFQWKAGSK; this is encoded by the coding sequence ATGCCTGAACTGATTCGTGGTCAGCGGTTGAAACTGTCGGACCTGACGCCCTCCCTGCAGCTGGAACTGGGCGTGCGCGTGGCCGGTCCCGCCAGCGAGTACGACGTGAGCGTGTTCGGGCTCGACCCGGCCGGGAAACTGTCGGACGAGCGGTACATGATCTTCTACAACCAGCGGTCCAGCCCGGAGGGCGCGGTGACGCTGCTCGGCCCGCAGGCGGGCGGCGAGACGCGCTTCGCGCTGGACCTGTCGCGCGTGCCGCGCAGCGTGGAGCGCCTGATGGTGACGGCCAGCGTGGACGCGGGCAGCTTCTCGCAGATCTCCAGCGGGCACCTGAGCGTCCGGGCGGGCGGGCAGGAACGTGCGCGTTTCCCGTTCCACGGCGCGGATTTCGGGCCGGAGCGGGCCGTGATCGTGGCGGAAGTGTACCTGAAGGACGTGTGGCGCCTCTCGGCGGTCGGGCAGGGCTTCGCGGGCGGGCTGGACGCGCTCGTGAAGGCGTACGGCGGTGAGGTGGCGGCCCCGGCCCCCACGCCCACCCCACCCGTGAATGCCGCCCCGCCCGCGCCTGCCCCGCCGCGCCCCGCACCCGCCCCGGCGGCCAGTCCCGCAGCGCCCATCGACACGCGGCGACCCGCTGCGCCCGTCCCGCCCACCCCTGCAACACCCGCCAGCACGCCGCCCAGCACGGTGCGGCTCAGCAAGGTCACGCTCGAAAAGCAGGGCCAGCGCGCCAGCATCAGCCTCCGCAAGGACGCCGGACAGCAGCCCGTGCACGTCAACCTCAACTGGGACAAGGGCGGCGGCACCCGCCGCGGCATCTTCGGGCTGCCGGTGGCGGTCGGCGACTCGGACCTCGACCTCGGCTGCATGTACGTCATGAAGGACGGCGACATGGGCGTCATCCAGGCGCTCGGCGGGCGCTTCGGGTCCGAGCGCTTCTCGCCGTACATCATGCTCGACAAGGACGACCGCAGCGGGCAGGCGCTCGACGGCGAGAACCTCTACATCCTGCGCCCCGACCTCATCCAGCAGGTGCTGGTGTTCGCGTTCATCTATCAGGGCACGAGCGACTTCACCGCCGTGAACGGCCGCCTGAACGTCAAGGACGCGGGCGGCAACGAGATCTTCATCCGCCTGAACAACCCCGACGCACGCCGCACCTTCTGCGCCATCGCCATGTTCGAGAACGTCGGCGGGCGCATCGAGGTCAGCAAGGAAGAACGCTACTTCCAGGGGCATCAGGACTGCGACCAGCACTACGGCTTCGGCTTCCAGTGGAAGGCAGGCAGCAAGTAA
- a CDS encoding cysteine protease StiP domain-containing protein, whose translation MSSVRPPPPAPHPPATVRSSYAQGDLRLLIAAGEAPTVTLAEKESRIAAGESYGHFLTPEAPPSDLQTATYRDALQRNGPHVAAALLGLAAQLQARAAGGSVTLVSLARAGFPAGVLLHRLLSRSGVDSAHYGLSIVRGVGLDLHALALLLRERDAGSVVFVDGWTGKGSILETLRGSLAGHVVRPTLAALYDPAGVATLAGSFEDRLLPHAALNATVSGLVSRTFLTRDAAARGLHAAEHLHALHAHDVSAAYVNALDTLTRSAHALPVPQDRPHDPASAALAIAAQYGCRDPHLAKPGIGEATRVFLRRRPAALVVRASTQDTHHLEVMARDAGLPVHLHPDLPYAAMSLIGPGHREERHREETP comes from the coding sequence TTGAGCAGCGTTAGGCCGCCCCCACCCGCCCCGCACCCCCCCGCCACCGTGCGCAGCAGTTACGCGCAGGGCGACCTGCGCCTGCTGATCGCGGCAGGCGAGGCCCCCACCGTCACGCTCGCCGAGAAGGAGTCGCGCATCGCGGCGGGCGAGTCGTACGGGCACTTCCTGACGCCGGAAGCGCCGCCCAGCGACCTGCAGACCGCCACGTACCGGGACGCCCTGCAGCGCAACGGACCGCACGTCGCGGCCGCCCTGCTGGGCCTCGCCGCGCAGCTGCAGGCGCGCGCGGCCGGGGGCAGCGTGACGCTCGTGTCGCTCGCGCGGGCGGGCTTCCCGGCGGGCGTGCTGCTGCACCGCCTGCTGAGCAGGTCCGGCGTGGACAGCGCGCACTACGGGCTGAGCATCGTGCGCGGGGTGGGGCTGGACCTGCACGCGCTGGCGCTGCTGCTGCGCGAACGGGACGCGGGCAGCGTGGTGTTCGTGGACGGCTGGACCGGCAAGGGCAGCATCCTGGAGACGCTGCGCGGCAGTCTCGCCGGGCACGTCGTGCGCCCCACCCTCGCGGCCCTGTACGACCCGGCGGGCGTGGCGACCCTGGCGGGCAGCTTCGAGGACCGGCTGCTGCCGCACGCGGCCCTGAACGCCACCGTGAGCGGCCTCGTGAGCCGCACCTTCCTCACGCGGGACGCGGCGGCCCGCGGCCTGCACGCTGCCGAGCACCTGCACGCCCTGCACGCGCACGACGTGAGCGCCGCGTACGTGAACGCCCTCGACACCCTGACCCGCAGCGCGCACGCCCTGCCCGTCCCGCAGGACCGCCCGCACGACCCGGCCAGCGCGGCCCTCGCCATCGCCGCGCAGTACGGGTGCCGCGACCCGCACCTCGCCAAGCCCGGCATCGGCGAGGCGACCCGCGTGTTCCTGCGCCGCCGCCCGGCCGCGCTCGTCGTGCGCGCCAGCACGCAGGACACGCACCACCTGGAAGTCATGGCGAGGGACGCGGGCCTGCCCGTGCACCTGCACCCGGACCTGCCGTACGCCGCCATGAGCCTCATCGGCCCCGGACACCGGGAAGAACGGCACCGGGAGGAGACCCCGTGA